From the Rhinatrema bivittatum chromosome 3, aRhiBiv1.1, whole genome shotgun sequence genome, one window contains:
- the FLRT3 gene encoding leucine-rich repeat transmembrane protein FLRT3, giving the protein MTTATWIIFLIWTIIGLLLKMAPQAVSAKPCPSLCRCDAGFIYCNDRDLTSIPTGIPEDATTLYLQNNQINNAGIPSDLKTLVKVERIYLYRNSLDEFPTNLPRHVKELHLQENNIRTITYDSLSQIPSLEELHLDDNSVSAVSIEDGAFRDNIYLRLLFLSRNHLSTIPWGLPKTIEELRLDDNRISTISEVSLQDLTHLKRLVLDGNLLNNHGLGDKVFINLINLTELSLVRNSLTAPPVNLPGTNLRKLYLQENHMNHVPPNSFADLRQLYRLDMSSNNISNLPQGIFDDLDNLTQLFLRNNPWYCDCKMKWIRDWLQLLPSKVNVRGLMCQAPERVRGMTIKDLNTELFDCKDNGIKTTVQIFTALSNTIYPPQRQWPTSMTKQTEIKTPDLHKFFRTTASPVRKIITITVKSVTTETILISWKVALPMTALRLSWLKMDHSPAFGSITETIVTGDRSEYLLTALEPESPYRVCMVPMETSNIYLSDETPVCIETETSPFKMYNPTTTLNREQEKEPYKNSNLPLAAIIGGAVALVAIALLALVCWYVHRNGSLFSRNYAYSKGRRRKDDYAEAGTKKDNSILEIRETSFQMIPINNEQVSKEEFVIHTIFPPNGMNLYKNNHSESSSNRSYRDSGIPDSDNSHS; this is encoded by the coding sequence ATGACTACTGCAACATGGATCATCTTTCTAATTTGGACCATAATTGGACTGTTACTTAAAATGGCACCTCAGGCTGTCAGTGCCAAACCCTGCCCTTCACTATGCCGCTGTGATGCAGGCTTCATTTATTGCAATGATCGTGATTTGACATCAATTCCTACAGGAATTCCAGAGGATGCTACAACTCTCTACCTTcaaaacaatcaaataaataatgctGGGATTCCTTCTGACCTGAAAACCTTAGTTAAGGTAGAGAGAATTTACTTATATCGTAACAGTTTAGATGAATTTCCTACCAACTTGCCAAGACATGTAAAAGAATTGCATTTGCAGGAAAATAACATAAGGACCATCACTTATGACTCACTTTCTCAAATTCCTTCTCTGGAAGAATTACATTTAGATGATAATTCTGTTTCTGCAGTTAGCATTGAAGATGGAGCATTCCGGGACAATATTTACCTCAGACTTCTTTTTCTATCTAGAAACCATCTTAGTACCATTCCCTGGGGTTTGCCTAAAACAATAGAAGAACTACGTTTGGATGATAACCGTATTTCTACAATTTCAGAGGTGTCCCTCCAAGATCTAACACACTTAAAGCGTCTTGTTCTTGATGGAAATCTTTTAAACAATCATGGGTTAGGAGATAAAGTCTTCATAAATCTGATCAATCTGACAGAATTGTCTTTGGTTCGTAACTCTCTTACCGCTCCACCTGTAAATTTACCAGGTACAAACCTAAGAAAGCTTTACCTTCAAGAAAATCATATGAATCATGTACCACCAAACTCATTTGCTGATCTTAGACAGCTGTATCGATTAGATATGTCTAGTAACAATATAAGCAATTTACCTCAGGGTATCTTTGATGATCTGGACAATCTGACTCAACTATTTCTTCGAAACAACCCCTGGTACTGTGATTGCAAAATGAAATGGATACGTGATTGGCTGCAGCTATTGCCTTCAAAAGTTAATGTACGAGGGTTAATGTGTCAAGCACCAGAAAGAGTAAGAGGAATGACTATCAAGGATCTTAATACAGAGCTTTTTGACTGTAAAGATAATGGAATCAAAACTACTGTTCAAATTTTTACAGCCTTGTCCAATACAATATACCCTCCTCAAAGACAATGGCCAACTTCTATGACTAAGCAGACAGAGATAAAGACACCTGACCTCCATAAATTTTTTAGAACTACAGCAAGTCCAGTACGGAAAATAATTACAATTACTGTGAAATCGGTTACCACTGAGACTATTCTCATTTCTTGGAAAGTTGCACTACCCATGACTGCATTAAGGCTGAGCTGGCTCAAGATGGACCATAGCCCTGCCTTTGGATCTATAACTGAAACAATTGTTACGGGTGACAGGTCTGAATATTTACTTACGGCTCTTGAGCCTGAGTCACCATATCGAGTGTGTATGGTTCCCATGGAAACCAGTAACATCTATCTATCTGATGAAACCCCTGTGTGCATAGAGACTGAAACATCACCCTTTAAAATGTACAATCCTACAACAACCCTTAACAGAGAGCAAGAGAAAGAACCATACAAAAACTCTAATTTACCTTTGGCTGCCATCATTGGGGGTGCAGTGGCTCTAGTGGCTATTGCTCTGCTTGCTTTAGTTTGCTGGTACGTTCATAGGAATGGATCCCTGTTTTCAAGGAACTATGCATATAGCAAGGGACGGAGGAGAAAAGATGATTATGCTGAAGCTGGAACTAAGAAGGACAATTCCATCTTAGAAATCAGGGAGACTTCTTTTCAAATGATACCAATAAATAATGAACAAGTGTCCAAGGAGGAGTTTGTAATACATACCATATTCCCACCTAATGGGATGAATCTGTATAAAAACAACCATAGTGAAAGCAGTAGTAACAGAAGCTATAGAGACAGTGGTATACCAGATTCTGATAACTCACATTCATGA